The following DNA comes from bacterium.
ACCTCTGGAACTCCGAGCGCTCGGCGCGGCTGGCGAAAAAACTTCGCGAACACGGCGTCTTCACCGTCGGCGGAGGCCCCGAGGCCGACCCCTCGAACTCGTGGCTTTACGAATCCGGCGGGTTCGATCTCCTCATACCCGGCGAGGGCGAGGCGGCGTTTTCGGCGCTCCTGAACTCCTTCCCGGCTCTTCCCGCGGGACAGCCTCCGGCGCTTCTCGACCTCACGAAGGCCAAGAGCCCCTATCTGGAAGGTTTTCTGCGCCCCGCCCACGACAACTCGGCCTGGCTGGAGACGGTGCGCGGCTGCCCCTTTTGCTGCGATTACTGCAACTACGGCAAGCGCTTTAAAACCGTGAGGACCTTCCGCGAAGGGTGGCTTTCGGACCACCTGCGCTGGTTTCGTGAGAACGGGGTCTCCGAGGTCTACCTTATGGACCCCTCCTTCAACGTCCGGCCCGACTGGGAAAAGACCCTGAGTGACCTCGAAGAGGGGAACGCCGGGGGCGGCCTCTCCTTCCACACCGAGCTTTCGGCGCAGCACCTTCGCCCCGGCGACGCCGGGCGGCTCGCCCGCGCGGGTCTGGTCTCGGCGGAGGTCGGGCTTCAGTCCGTCCGTCCGAAAGTGCTGAAGAACGTCGGCCGCACCTTCGACAGGAAAAAATGGCTGGCGAGGATGCGGGAGCTGACCTCCGAAGGCATCGCCGCCTCCGTCGGCCTCATCGTCGGGCTTCCGGGCGACGACCTCGAAGGGTTCTCGGAGTCGCTCGATTTCGTTCTCGCCAACCTTCCCGAAGCCGACATCCAGCTTTTCCCCCTCGCCCTCCTGCCGGGGACGGCGCTGCGGGAGCGAGCGGAAGAGGAGGGGATACACCACTTCCTCCTGCCGCCTTACACCGTCTTTTCGACCCCCACGATGAACGCGGAGGAGATACACAAAGCCTTCCTCCTCTTCGAGGAGGCGACCGGCCACGAACTCGATCCCCTCGGCAACCCCTCGCTCACCGGCCCCTTCACCGGCGGAGAAAACGCCGTCTGCCTCACCGGGGCGCGGCTGAACGCGGCGGGAAGCCTCTCCCCGGAGTGGCCGGAAAACCTTGCCAAACGCGCCGGGGCGAACTTCACCTTTTTAATAAGCGGCTGGCGGGAAGGGCTCGCCGAAGAGCTTGGACGCTTCGCCGGAATCCTCCCCCACACCGCCCTCACCGTCGTCCTCGAAGACGCCGACAAAAAGACGCCGGAAAGAGTGAAGGAGCTGCGAAAGGCTGTCGCGCCCGAGCCCTACCTCCGCAGGCACTACTCCCACCTTTCGACCGATCTCTTCCCCCGCATCGTCGTCCTTCTGGATCACAAAAAGGCCGGAAGCGGGTTCGCGGAAGAGCTTAGAAAGTCCGCCGAGCTCATCCTCACCGTGAGCGCGGACGAAGGATGGCGCGGGCGCACGGTGGAGCTGGCGCTGGCCGGAGAAACCCTCTTCGTAACGGGAGAGACCAAAGAGACGGACTTTAGCGCGCTGGTTGAAGAGCTGGGCGAAGACGCTGGGGGAGTGTTCTTTCAGAGCGCGCGCGCGCAGGAAAAATTCTCAGCCGTCACGGCCCCCGGAACCGTCTTCATGGAGGAAAACCGGATTACTCTCGGCTGAGAAACCCTCGGCCGCGCCGCAGCGAAAAATCCGTCAAAAAAATCTTTCCCGCTAACACTTTTCCTTGACAGCGGGTAGACTCAAAGTTAACATTCGCGCCTCCTTCGTGGGCCGTTAGCTCAACCGGTAGAGCAAGTGACTCTTAATCACTAGGTTCGGTGTTCGATCCACCGACGGCTCACCACGAAATCCAAACCGGGCACTTCGCACAACGCGGAGTGCCCGGTTTTTTATTGCCGCCAGTCCTTCTATCGCCGCATTGCTCCCGCACATGACCGCTGTGTTGCCACAATTCACCGCAAATCACCGCCAAAGATTTTTAGGGAAATTTTCAGCGGCATGGAGTATTTTGGGACAACTAGAAAGTGAGCACGGGCGCTGTAAAGCGGACAATTACAGTAGTTTATCCTCTGCCCGTGTATTTTGAGCCCCCCGTGTTGTCCCCCGTGTTACCGAATCGGGGGAAGCTGGGACTAATGACAGACAGGCAAAAACGATCCTAGCATTGCGCAAGTGGTTTTTATCACATATAGTTGAACTGTCTCAGGTTAAAACAAAGCCGTTGCACAGCTTCCCAGATCCGGAGACTTTAAAACAACTGCTTAGCCACAGAGTGTTTCAAAGGAGAAATTTTGAAAAAACTAATGGCCGCACTTTTGATTTTAACGCTAGCTTACACTCTGACCGCCTGCGGTGGTGGGGGCGGAGGAGGAAGTGAAGCCCCAAGATCGGCAGCCATTAAAGGCACTGTCGTTAGCTCTTCTGACCTTTCGGCTGCAAGGGGAGGTTTGGGGCTAATTGTAAATGGAAAGTACTCAGTACCTGGGGCAGTCTGCACACTTGAAGGCACTGATAAGAGTGGAATAACAGACATCGAAGGCAATTTCACGATAAACGGCGTCGGAAATGGTAGCTATATCCTCATCTGTAAAAAAGAACTCTCCACTGGCGACGTTCTCGTCGCTCTTCAGATTCTTGAGGTTACCAAGGACGGAACTGACAGCAATACAGTCAATCTAGGAACCATAGAGATTTCAGCGGAAGGCACAATAGTTGGCAAAGCGTTACTAATCGGCCAATCTGAACATACGGGCATAAAAATCTATGTGCCAGGCACTTCATTTCAAGCCAACACTGATGCAACTGGAGCTTTCAAGCTAGACCTTCCGGCCGGAACCTATGACCTCGTTGTTGAAAAGACCGGGTACACTTATCAGAATCTAGTCGGAATTATGGTAAAGCCCGGACGTACTACGGATATAGGGGTACTGCCCCTGAGTGTCTCAATCGGGCCGTCCGGCAGCGTCTCGATCAATAACGGAGCCGAGCTTTCAGACTCAGAGACAGTTACGCTGTCCATTACCCATTCCGCTGATGCTTCTCTAATGAAAATCAGCGAAAAAGCCGACTTCTCCGATGTCGCTTCCTGGGAACCAGTTGCCGAAGCCAAGGATTACACGTTTGCATCGGGCGGGTTGAAGACCATATATATAATTTTTGAAAACGCCGATGGACTTGAAAGTGGAATATCCTCAGACTCCATTAATCTAAATATCGATGCTCCGATTGCGGCAACACTATTGGTAAACGCACCGCAGAA
Coding sequences within:
- a CDS encoding radical SAM protein, with translation MTRKKAVLVQLPVPAMRWPRADANIPLAAGYIAAHASACAPGWEVELLPWEEADVYGDSLLLASILRRKPLVAGFSLYLWNSERSARLAKKLREHGVFTVGGGPEADPSNSWLYESGGFDLLIPGEGEAAFSALLNSFPALPAGQPPALLDLTKAKSPYLEGFLRPAHDNSAWLETVRGCPFCCDYCNYGKRFKTVRTFREGWLSDHLRWFRENGVSEVYLMDPSFNVRPDWEKTLSDLEEGNAGGGLSFHTELSAQHLRPGDAGRLARAGLVSAEVGLQSVRPKVLKNVGRTFDRKKWLARMRELTSEGIAASVGLIVGLPGDDLEGFSESLDFVLANLPEADIQLFPLALLPGTALRERAEEEGIHHFLLPPYTVFSTPTMNAEEIHKAFLLFEEATGHELDPLGNPSLTGPFTGGENAVCLTGARLNAAGSLSPEWPENLAKRAGANFTFLISGWREGLAEELGRFAGILPHTALTVVLEDADKKTPERVKELRKAVAPEPYLRRHYSHLSTDLFPRIVVLLDHKKAGSGFAEELRKSAELILTVSADEGWRGRTVELALAGETLFVTGETKETDFSALVEELGEDAGGVFFQSARAQEKFSAVTAPGTVFMEENRITLG